In Labrus mixtus chromosome 11, fLabMix1.1, whole genome shotgun sequence, a single window of DNA contains:
- the cnot3a gene encoding CCR4-NOT transcription complex subunit 3a isoform X1, producing the protein MADKRKLQGEIDRCLKKVAEGVEQFEDIWQKLHNAANANQKEKYEADLKKEIKKLQRLRDQIKTWVASNEIKDKRQLVENRKLIETQMERFKVVERETKTKAYSKEGLGLAQKVDPAQREKEETGTWLTNTIDTLNMQVDQFESEVESLSVQTRKKKGDKDKQDRIEELKRLIERHRFHILMLETILRMLDNDSIAVDSIQKIKDDVEYYIDSSQDPDFEENEFLYDDLDLEDIPAALVATSPSGQGNVEDEMYLHSSSTPTSTTSSSPIPPSPATCTAENSEDDKKRGRSTDSEISQSPVKNGTPSLLSSFSSSSTTSGSSSSSSLVSMASVVGGISAVPTSSSLIGSFSSAVQQHQHPPAQQQQQSQPPNLPQQQQQQQQPSQTKPSVPSNNTPSPPSNPLLPASTAPSLPTPSTPIASAPNSQPQPPSGPTPASSLGLGLGLGLSKIGITGTSSTSQMSGLGLGGHPSPLNTIAGLISGSTPAPYAQAAAPGGLGLNSTTQSSISVESSTSIPTSGSSGVTTNGAGTGLGLLGSSPAHSSLSASILGLVPGQNIAPGVSQGPPSSVSTTPGVVGMMGGNGGSVGVVGVGVNAAPARPPSGLKQNGSTSYSAVVAESSTESVLSTPSQSQSSQPSSLSSSTSQPMDNGPSLISTITLPPSSPSPSFSDSTPGGGSLLNGPHSYTQASEGLKAPEPLSSLKAMAERAALGSGLDGEIPNLHLTDRGRNDIFSGSSAAPGTPAVPQPSVSEVSIPPSLGVCPLGPTPLPKDQLYQQAMQESAWTHMPHPSDSERIRQYLMRNPCPTLPFHHQIPPHHSDSIEFYQRLSTETLFFIFYYLEGTKAQYLSAKALKKQSWRFHTKYMMWFQRHEEPKTITDEFEQGTYIYFDYEKWGQRKKEGFTFEYRYLEDRDLQ; encoded by the exons ATGGCTGACAAGAGAAAACTTCAAG GTGAGATCGACCGATGTTTGAAAAAAGTAGCTGAAGGTGTAGAGCAGTTTGAAGACATTTGGCAAAAG CTCCATAATGCAGCCAATGCAAACCAGAAGGAAAAATATGAGGCTGACCTCaagaaagagattaaaaaactacag CGATTAAGAGATCAGATAAAAACATGGGTGGCctcaaatgaaatcaaagatAAAAGGCAGCTAGTTGAGAACCGCAAACTTATAGAGACG CAAATGGAGCGGTTCAAGGTGGTGGAAcgggaaacaaaaacaaaagcttactCTAAAGAAGGGTTGGGGCTCGCTCAGAAAGTGGACCCAGCTCAGAGGGAAAAGGAGGAAACGGGAACGTGGCTAaca AATACGATAGACACTTTAAATATGCAGGTGGATCAGTTTGAAAGTGAGGTGGAATCGCTTTCAGTTCAGACGAGAAAGAAAAAGGGCGATAAAGAC AAGCAAGATCGTATTGAGGAGCTCAAGCGGTTGATTGAGAGGCATCGATTCCACATTCTAATGTTGGAGACCATTTTACGAATGCTGGACAATGACTCGATAGCGGTGGATTCAATCCAGAAGATCAAGGATGATGTTGAATACTACATCGATTCCTCTCAAGACCCAGACTTCGAGGAGAATGAGTTCCTGTATGATGACCTGGACTTGGAAGACATCC ctgCAGCTTTAGTTGCGACGTCGCCTTCAGGTCAGGGTAATGTTGAAGATGAGATGTACCTCCACTCCAGCAGCACTCCCACTTCCACCACCTCTTCTTCacccatccctccatccccgGCCACCTGCACTGCA GAGAACTCAGAGGACGATAAGAAAAGGGGACGGTCGACAGACAGTGAAATTAGTCAG tCGCCGGTGAAGAATGGTACACCATCCCTCTTATCTtcattctcttcctcctccaccacctctgGGTCCTCATCGTCGTCCTCCCTTGTGTCCATGGCGAGTGTAGTCGGAGGCATTTCTGCAGTTCCCACAAGCAGCAGTCTCATAGGGAGCTTCAGCAGTGCAGTGCAGCAACATCAGCATCCACCTGCgcaacagcagcaacagtcTCAGCCACCAAACCTAccgcagcagcaacagcaacagcagcagccatcTCAGACAAAACCCTCAGTCCCCTCAAACAACACCCCCAGCCCGCCCAgcaaccccctcctccctgcctcaACTGCCCCCTCTCTCCCCACTCCAAGCACCCCCATTGCATCAGCTCCCAACTCTCAGCCTCAGCCCCCATCCGGGCCCACACCTGCATCCAGTTTAGGACTCGGGCTTGGGCTGGGATTGAGCAAAATCGGCATTACGGGGACCAGCAGCACCAGCCAAATGTCTGGTTTAGGCTTAGGCGGCCACCCCTCTCCTCTAAACACAATAGCAGGGCTCATTTCGGGCTCCACACCCGCCCCTTACGCTCAGGCAGCAGCACCAGGAGGCTTGGGTCTAAACAGCACCACCCAGTCCAGCATTTCAGTGGAGAGCAGCACTTCCATCCCCACCTCTGGCTCCAGTGGAGTCACCACCAACGGGGCAGGGACGGGGCTCGGCCTGCTGGGCTCCAGCCCGGCCCACAGCTCTTTGAGCGCGAGTATCCTTGGGCTGGTTCCTGGGCAAAATATAGCACCCGGAGTATCTCAGGGGCCGCCGAGTTCTGTCAGCACTACCCCGGGAGTGGTCGGCATGATGGGAGGAAACGGAGGTAGTGTGGGTGTGGTTGGAGTAGGGGTGAATGCTGCTCCTGCTAGACCACCCAGTGGACTGAAGCAGAATGGAAGCACAA GTTACAGTGCTGTAGTGGCAGAGAGCTCCACAGAATCAGTTCTAAGCACACCAAGCCAGTCACAAAGCAGCCAACCATCATCTCTCAGTTCGTCAACCAGTCAGCC GATGGACAACGGCCCCAGTTTAATCAGCACCATCACCCTGCCTCCCAGCTCTCCGTCCCCCTCGTTCTCAGACAGCACACCTGGAGGAGGGAGTCTTCTTAATGGGCCTCACTCCTACACACAGGCCTCGGAAGGCCTAAAG GCCCCTGAGCCTCTCAGCTCTCTGAAGGCGATGGCTGAGAGGGCAGCGCTGGGATCAGGCCTAGACGGAGAGATTCCCAACCTGCACCTAACAGACAGAGGTCGGAACG ATATTTTCTCTGGCTCTTCTGCAGCGCCCGGCACACCCGCCGTCCCTCAGCCGTCCGTTTCGGAAGTCAGCATCCCACCCTCGCTTGGGGTCTGTCCACTTGGCCCCACCCCTCTCCCAAAAGACCAACTGTACCAGCAGGCCATGCAGGAGTCTGCATGGACACATATGCCACACCCCTCTGACTCTGAGAGGATCAG GCAATACCTGATGAGGAATCCATGTCCCACCTTGCCGTTCCATCATCAGATACCACCGCACCATTCGGACTCCATAGAGTTCTACCAGAGACTGTCCACAGAGAcactcttcttcatcttctactaCCTGGAG GGCACCAAGGCTCAGTATCTGTCTGCCAAGGCTCTGAAGAAACAGTCGTGGAGGTTTCACACCAAGTACATGATGTGGTTCCAGAGGCACGAGGAGCCCAAGACTATCACTGACGAGTTTGAACAG GGCACTTACATTTACTTTGACTATGAGAAATGGGGCCAGCGGAAGAAGGAGGGGTTCACCTTTGAGTACAGGTACCTGGAAGACCGAGACCTGCAGTGA
- the cnot3a gene encoding CCR4-NOT transcription complex subunit 3a isoform X3 — protein sequence MADKRKLQGEIDRCLKKVAEGVEQFEDIWQKLHNAANANQKEKYEADLKKEIKKLQRLRDQIKTWVASNEIKDKRQLVENRKLIETQMERFKVVERETKTKAYSKEGLGLAQKVDPAQREKEETGTWLTNTIDTLNMQVDQFESEVESLSVQTRKKKGDKDKQDRIEELKRLIERHRFHILMLETILRMLDNDSIAVDSIQKIKDDVEYYIDSSQDPDFEENEFLYDDLDLEDIPAALVATSPSGQGNVEDEMYLHSSSTPTSTTSSSPIPPSPATCTASPVKNGTPSLLSSFSSSSTTSGSSSSSSLVSMASVVGGISAVPTSSSLIGSFSSAVQQHQHPPAQQQQQSQPPNLPQQQQQQQQPSQTKPSVPSNNTPSPPSNPLLPASTAPSLPTPSTPIASAPNSQPQPPSGPTPASSLGLGLGLGLSKIGITGTSSTSQMSGLGLGGHPSPLNTIAGLISGSTPAPYAQAAAPGGLGLNSTTQSSISVESSTSIPTSGSSGVTTNGAGTGLGLLGSSPAHSSLSASILGLVPGQNIAPGVSQGPPSSVSTTPGVVGMMGGNGGSVGVVGVGVNAAPARPPSGLKQNGSTSYSAVVAESSTESVLSTPSQSQSSQPSSLSSSTSQPMDNGPSLISTITLPPSSPSPSFSDSTPGGGSLLNGPHSYTQASEGLKAPEPLSSLKAMAERAALGSGLDGEIPNLHLTDRGRNDIFSGSSAAPGTPAVPQPSVSEVSIPPSLGVCPLGPTPLPKDQLYQQAMQESAWTHMPHPSDSERIRQYLMRNPCPTLPFHHQIPPHHSDSIEFYQRLSTETLFFIFYYLEGTKAQYLSAKALKKQSWRFHTKYMMWFQRHEEPKTITDEFEQGTYIYFDYEKWGQRKKEGFTFEYRYLEDRDLQ from the exons ATGGCTGACAAGAGAAAACTTCAAG GTGAGATCGACCGATGTTTGAAAAAAGTAGCTGAAGGTGTAGAGCAGTTTGAAGACATTTGGCAAAAG CTCCATAATGCAGCCAATGCAAACCAGAAGGAAAAATATGAGGCTGACCTCaagaaagagattaaaaaactacag CGATTAAGAGATCAGATAAAAACATGGGTGGCctcaaatgaaatcaaagatAAAAGGCAGCTAGTTGAGAACCGCAAACTTATAGAGACG CAAATGGAGCGGTTCAAGGTGGTGGAAcgggaaacaaaaacaaaagcttactCTAAAGAAGGGTTGGGGCTCGCTCAGAAAGTGGACCCAGCTCAGAGGGAAAAGGAGGAAACGGGAACGTGGCTAaca AATACGATAGACACTTTAAATATGCAGGTGGATCAGTTTGAAAGTGAGGTGGAATCGCTTTCAGTTCAGACGAGAAAGAAAAAGGGCGATAAAGAC AAGCAAGATCGTATTGAGGAGCTCAAGCGGTTGATTGAGAGGCATCGATTCCACATTCTAATGTTGGAGACCATTTTACGAATGCTGGACAATGACTCGATAGCGGTGGATTCAATCCAGAAGATCAAGGATGATGTTGAATACTACATCGATTCCTCTCAAGACCCAGACTTCGAGGAGAATGAGTTCCTGTATGATGACCTGGACTTGGAAGACATCC ctgCAGCTTTAGTTGCGACGTCGCCTTCAGGTCAGGGTAATGTTGAAGATGAGATGTACCTCCACTCCAGCAGCACTCCCACTTCCACCACCTCTTCTTCacccatccctccatccccgGCCACCTGCACTGCA tCGCCGGTGAAGAATGGTACACCATCCCTCTTATCTtcattctcttcctcctccaccacctctgGGTCCTCATCGTCGTCCTCCCTTGTGTCCATGGCGAGTGTAGTCGGAGGCATTTCTGCAGTTCCCACAAGCAGCAGTCTCATAGGGAGCTTCAGCAGTGCAGTGCAGCAACATCAGCATCCACCTGCgcaacagcagcaacagtcTCAGCCACCAAACCTAccgcagcagcaacagcaacagcagcagccatcTCAGACAAAACCCTCAGTCCCCTCAAACAACACCCCCAGCCCGCCCAgcaaccccctcctccctgcctcaACTGCCCCCTCTCTCCCCACTCCAAGCACCCCCATTGCATCAGCTCCCAACTCTCAGCCTCAGCCCCCATCCGGGCCCACACCTGCATCCAGTTTAGGACTCGGGCTTGGGCTGGGATTGAGCAAAATCGGCATTACGGGGACCAGCAGCACCAGCCAAATGTCTGGTTTAGGCTTAGGCGGCCACCCCTCTCCTCTAAACACAATAGCAGGGCTCATTTCGGGCTCCACACCCGCCCCTTACGCTCAGGCAGCAGCACCAGGAGGCTTGGGTCTAAACAGCACCACCCAGTCCAGCATTTCAGTGGAGAGCAGCACTTCCATCCCCACCTCTGGCTCCAGTGGAGTCACCACCAACGGGGCAGGGACGGGGCTCGGCCTGCTGGGCTCCAGCCCGGCCCACAGCTCTTTGAGCGCGAGTATCCTTGGGCTGGTTCCTGGGCAAAATATAGCACCCGGAGTATCTCAGGGGCCGCCGAGTTCTGTCAGCACTACCCCGGGAGTGGTCGGCATGATGGGAGGAAACGGAGGTAGTGTGGGTGTGGTTGGAGTAGGGGTGAATGCTGCTCCTGCTAGACCACCCAGTGGACTGAAGCAGAATGGAAGCACAA GTTACAGTGCTGTAGTGGCAGAGAGCTCCACAGAATCAGTTCTAAGCACACCAAGCCAGTCACAAAGCAGCCAACCATCATCTCTCAGTTCGTCAACCAGTCAGCC GATGGACAACGGCCCCAGTTTAATCAGCACCATCACCCTGCCTCCCAGCTCTCCGTCCCCCTCGTTCTCAGACAGCACACCTGGAGGAGGGAGTCTTCTTAATGGGCCTCACTCCTACACACAGGCCTCGGAAGGCCTAAAG GCCCCTGAGCCTCTCAGCTCTCTGAAGGCGATGGCTGAGAGGGCAGCGCTGGGATCAGGCCTAGACGGAGAGATTCCCAACCTGCACCTAACAGACAGAGGTCGGAACG ATATTTTCTCTGGCTCTTCTGCAGCGCCCGGCACACCCGCCGTCCCTCAGCCGTCCGTTTCGGAAGTCAGCATCCCACCCTCGCTTGGGGTCTGTCCACTTGGCCCCACCCCTCTCCCAAAAGACCAACTGTACCAGCAGGCCATGCAGGAGTCTGCATGGACACATATGCCACACCCCTCTGACTCTGAGAGGATCAG GCAATACCTGATGAGGAATCCATGTCCCACCTTGCCGTTCCATCATCAGATACCACCGCACCATTCGGACTCCATAGAGTTCTACCAGAGACTGTCCACAGAGAcactcttcttcatcttctactaCCTGGAG GGCACCAAGGCTCAGTATCTGTCTGCCAAGGCTCTGAAGAAACAGTCGTGGAGGTTTCACACCAAGTACATGATGTGGTTCCAGAGGCACGAGGAGCCCAAGACTATCACTGACGAGTTTGAACAG GGCACTTACATTTACTTTGACTATGAGAAATGGGGCCAGCGGAAGAAGGAGGGGTTCACCTTTGAGTACAGGTACCTGGAAGACCGAGACCTGCAGTGA
- the cnot3a gene encoding CCR4-NOT transcription complex subunit 3a isoform X2: MADKRKLQGEIDRCLKKVAEGVEQFEDIWQKLHNAANANQKEKYEADLKKEIKKLQRLRDQIKTWVASNEIKDKRQLVENRKLIETQMERFKVVERETKTKAYSKEGLGLAQKVDPAQREKEETGTWLTNTIDTLNMQVDQFESEVESLSVQTRKKKGDKDKQDRIEELKRLIERHRFHILMLETILRMLDNDSIAVDSIQKIKDDVEYYIDSSQDPDFEENEFLYDDLDLEDIPLVATSPSGQGNVEDEMYLHSSSTPTSTTSSSPIPPSPATCTAENSEDDKKRGRSTDSEISQSPVKNGTPSLLSSFSSSSTTSGSSSSSSLVSMASVVGGISAVPTSSSLIGSFSSAVQQHQHPPAQQQQQSQPPNLPQQQQQQQQPSQTKPSVPSNNTPSPPSNPLLPASTAPSLPTPSTPIASAPNSQPQPPSGPTPASSLGLGLGLGLSKIGITGTSSTSQMSGLGLGGHPSPLNTIAGLISGSTPAPYAQAAAPGGLGLNSTTQSSISVESSTSIPTSGSSGVTTNGAGTGLGLLGSSPAHSSLSASILGLVPGQNIAPGVSQGPPSSVSTTPGVVGMMGGNGGSVGVVGVGVNAAPARPPSGLKQNGSTSYSAVVAESSTESVLSTPSQSQSSQPSSLSSSTSQPMDNGPSLISTITLPPSSPSPSFSDSTPGGGSLLNGPHSYTQASEGLKAPEPLSSLKAMAERAALGSGLDGEIPNLHLTDRGRNDIFSGSSAAPGTPAVPQPSVSEVSIPPSLGVCPLGPTPLPKDQLYQQAMQESAWTHMPHPSDSERIRQYLMRNPCPTLPFHHQIPPHHSDSIEFYQRLSTETLFFIFYYLEGTKAQYLSAKALKKQSWRFHTKYMMWFQRHEEPKTITDEFEQGTYIYFDYEKWGQRKKEGFTFEYRYLEDRDLQ; this comes from the exons ATGGCTGACAAGAGAAAACTTCAAG GTGAGATCGACCGATGTTTGAAAAAAGTAGCTGAAGGTGTAGAGCAGTTTGAAGACATTTGGCAAAAG CTCCATAATGCAGCCAATGCAAACCAGAAGGAAAAATATGAGGCTGACCTCaagaaagagattaaaaaactacag CGATTAAGAGATCAGATAAAAACATGGGTGGCctcaaatgaaatcaaagatAAAAGGCAGCTAGTTGAGAACCGCAAACTTATAGAGACG CAAATGGAGCGGTTCAAGGTGGTGGAAcgggaaacaaaaacaaaagcttactCTAAAGAAGGGTTGGGGCTCGCTCAGAAAGTGGACCCAGCTCAGAGGGAAAAGGAGGAAACGGGAACGTGGCTAaca AATACGATAGACACTTTAAATATGCAGGTGGATCAGTTTGAAAGTGAGGTGGAATCGCTTTCAGTTCAGACGAGAAAGAAAAAGGGCGATAAAGAC AAGCAAGATCGTATTGAGGAGCTCAAGCGGTTGATTGAGAGGCATCGATTCCACATTCTAATGTTGGAGACCATTTTACGAATGCTGGACAATGACTCGATAGCGGTGGATTCAATCCAGAAGATCAAGGATGATGTTGAATACTACATCGATTCCTCTCAAGACCCAGACTTCGAGGAGAATGAGTTCCTGTATGATGACCTGGACTTGGAAGACATCC CTTTAGTTGCGACGTCGCCTTCAGGTCAGGGTAATGTTGAAGATGAGATGTACCTCCACTCCAGCAGCACTCCCACTTCCACCACCTCTTCTTCacccatccctccatccccgGCCACCTGCACTGCA GAGAACTCAGAGGACGATAAGAAAAGGGGACGGTCGACAGACAGTGAAATTAGTCAG tCGCCGGTGAAGAATGGTACACCATCCCTCTTATCTtcattctcttcctcctccaccacctctgGGTCCTCATCGTCGTCCTCCCTTGTGTCCATGGCGAGTGTAGTCGGAGGCATTTCTGCAGTTCCCACAAGCAGCAGTCTCATAGGGAGCTTCAGCAGTGCAGTGCAGCAACATCAGCATCCACCTGCgcaacagcagcaacagtcTCAGCCACCAAACCTAccgcagcagcaacagcaacagcagcagccatcTCAGACAAAACCCTCAGTCCCCTCAAACAACACCCCCAGCCCGCCCAgcaaccccctcctccctgcctcaACTGCCCCCTCTCTCCCCACTCCAAGCACCCCCATTGCATCAGCTCCCAACTCTCAGCCTCAGCCCCCATCCGGGCCCACACCTGCATCCAGTTTAGGACTCGGGCTTGGGCTGGGATTGAGCAAAATCGGCATTACGGGGACCAGCAGCACCAGCCAAATGTCTGGTTTAGGCTTAGGCGGCCACCCCTCTCCTCTAAACACAATAGCAGGGCTCATTTCGGGCTCCACACCCGCCCCTTACGCTCAGGCAGCAGCACCAGGAGGCTTGGGTCTAAACAGCACCACCCAGTCCAGCATTTCAGTGGAGAGCAGCACTTCCATCCCCACCTCTGGCTCCAGTGGAGTCACCACCAACGGGGCAGGGACGGGGCTCGGCCTGCTGGGCTCCAGCCCGGCCCACAGCTCTTTGAGCGCGAGTATCCTTGGGCTGGTTCCTGGGCAAAATATAGCACCCGGAGTATCTCAGGGGCCGCCGAGTTCTGTCAGCACTACCCCGGGAGTGGTCGGCATGATGGGAGGAAACGGAGGTAGTGTGGGTGTGGTTGGAGTAGGGGTGAATGCTGCTCCTGCTAGACCACCCAGTGGACTGAAGCAGAATGGAAGCACAA GTTACAGTGCTGTAGTGGCAGAGAGCTCCACAGAATCAGTTCTAAGCACACCAAGCCAGTCACAAAGCAGCCAACCATCATCTCTCAGTTCGTCAACCAGTCAGCC GATGGACAACGGCCCCAGTTTAATCAGCACCATCACCCTGCCTCCCAGCTCTCCGTCCCCCTCGTTCTCAGACAGCACACCTGGAGGAGGGAGTCTTCTTAATGGGCCTCACTCCTACACACAGGCCTCGGAAGGCCTAAAG GCCCCTGAGCCTCTCAGCTCTCTGAAGGCGATGGCTGAGAGGGCAGCGCTGGGATCAGGCCTAGACGGAGAGATTCCCAACCTGCACCTAACAGACAGAGGTCGGAACG ATATTTTCTCTGGCTCTTCTGCAGCGCCCGGCACACCCGCCGTCCCTCAGCCGTCCGTTTCGGAAGTCAGCATCCCACCCTCGCTTGGGGTCTGTCCACTTGGCCCCACCCCTCTCCCAAAAGACCAACTGTACCAGCAGGCCATGCAGGAGTCTGCATGGACACATATGCCACACCCCTCTGACTCTGAGAGGATCAG GCAATACCTGATGAGGAATCCATGTCCCACCTTGCCGTTCCATCATCAGATACCACCGCACCATTCGGACTCCATAGAGTTCTACCAGAGACTGTCCACAGAGAcactcttcttcatcttctactaCCTGGAG GGCACCAAGGCTCAGTATCTGTCTGCCAAGGCTCTGAAGAAACAGTCGTGGAGGTTTCACACCAAGTACATGATGTGGTTCCAGAGGCACGAGGAGCCCAAGACTATCACTGACGAGTTTGAACAG GGCACTTACATTTACTTTGACTATGAGAAATGGGGCCAGCGGAAGAAGGAGGGGTTCACCTTTGAGTACAGGTACCTGGAAGACCGAGACCTGCAGTGA
- the cnot3a gene encoding CCR4-NOT transcription complex subunit 3a isoform X4, whose protein sequence is MADKRKLQGEIDRCLKKVAEGVEQFEDIWQKLHNAANANQKEKYEADLKKEIKKLQRLRDQIKTWVASNEIKDKRQLVENRKLIETQMERFKVVERETKTKAYSKEGLGLAQKVDPAQREKEETGTWLTNTIDTLNMQVDQFESEVESLSVQTRKKKGDKDKQDRIEELKRLIERHRFHILMLETILRMLDNDSIAVDSIQKIKDDVEYYIDSSQDPDFEENEFLYDDLDLEDIPAALVATSPSGQGNVEDEMYLHSSSTPTSTTSSSPIPPSPATCTAENSEDDKKRGRSTDSEISQSPVKNGTPSLLSSFSSSSTTSGSSSSSSLVSMASVVGGISAVPTSSSLIGSFSSAVQQHQHPPAQQQQQSQPPNLPQQQQQQQQPSQTKPSVPSNNTPSPPSNPLLPASTAPSLPTPSTPIASAPNSQPQPPSGPTPASSLGLGLGLGLSKIGITGTSSTSQMSGLGLGGHPSPLNTIAGLISGSTPAPYAQAAAPGGLGLNSTTQSSISVESSTSIPTSGSSGVTTNGAGTGLGLLGSSPAHSSLSASILGLVPGQNIAPGVSQGPPSSVSTTPGVVGMMGGNGGSVGVVGVGVNAAPARPPSGLKQNGSTSYSAVVAESSTESVLSTPSQSQSSQPSSLSSSTSQPMDNGPSLISTITLPPSSPSPSFSDSTPGGGSLLNGPHSYTQASEGLKAPEPLSSLKAMAERAALGSGLDGEIPNLHLTDRDIFSGSSAAPGTPAVPQPSVSEVSIPPSLGVCPLGPTPLPKDQLYQQAMQESAWTHMPHPSDSERIRQYLMRNPCPTLPFHHQIPPHHSDSIEFYQRLSTETLFFIFYYLEGTKAQYLSAKALKKQSWRFHTKYMMWFQRHEEPKTITDEFEQGTYIYFDYEKWGQRKKEGFTFEYRYLEDRDLQ, encoded by the exons ATGGCTGACAAGAGAAAACTTCAAG GTGAGATCGACCGATGTTTGAAAAAAGTAGCTGAAGGTGTAGAGCAGTTTGAAGACATTTGGCAAAAG CTCCATAATGCAGCCAATGCAAACCAGAAGGAAAAATATGAGGCTGACCTCaagaaagagattaaaaaactacag CGATTAAGAGATCAGATAAAAACATGGGTGGCctcaaatgaaatcaaagatAAAAGGCAGCTAGTTGAGAACCGCAAACTTATAGAGACG CAAATGGAGCGGTTCAAGGTGGTGGAAcgggaaacaaaaacaaaagcttactCTAAAGAAGGGTTGGGGCTCGCTCAGAAAGTGGACCCAGCTCAGAGGGAAAAGGAGGAAACGGGAACGTGGCTAaca AATACGATAGACACTTTAAATATGCAGGTGGATCAGTTTGAAAGTGAGGTGGAATCGCTTTCAGTTCAGACGAGAAAGAAAAAGGGCGATAAAGAC AAGCAAGATCGTATTGAGGAGCTCAAGCGGTTGATTGAGAGGCATCGATTCCACATTCTAATGTTGGAGACCATTTTACGAATGCTGGACAATGACTCGATAGCGGTGGATTCAATCCAGAAGATCAAGGATGATGTTGAATACTACATCGATTCCTCTCAAGACCCAGACTTCGAGGAGAATGAGTTCCTGTATGATGACCTGGACTTGGAAGACATCC ctgCAGCTTTAGTTGCGACGTCGCCTTCAGGTCAGGGTAATGTTGAAGATGAGATGTACCTCCACTCCAGCAGCACTCCCACTTCCACCACCTCTTCTTCacccatccctccatccccgGCCACCTGCACTGCA GAGAACTCAGAGGACGATAAGAAAAGGGGACGGTCGACAGACAGTGAAATTAGTCAG tCGCCGGTGAAGAATGGTACACCATCCCTCTTATCTtcattctcttcctcctccaccacctctgGGTCCTCATCGTCGTCCTCCCTTGTGTCCATGGCGAGTGTAGTCGGAGGCATTTCTGCAGTTCCCACAAGCAGCAGTCTCATAGGGAGCTTCAGCAGTGCAGTGCAGCAACATCAGCATCCACCTGCgcaacagcagcaacagtcTCAGCCACCAAACCTAccgcagcagcaacagcaacagcagcagccatcTCAGACAAAACCCTCAGTCCCCTCAAACAACACCCCCAGCCCGCCCAgcaaccccctcctccctgcctcaACTGCCCCCTCTCTCCCCACTCCAAGCACCCCCATTGCATCAGCTCCCAACTCTCAGCCTCAGCCCCCATCCGGGCCCACACCTGCATCCAGTTTAGGACTCGGGCTTGGGCTGGGATTGAGCAAAATCGGCATTACGGGGACCAGCAGCACCAGCCAAATGTCTGGTTTAGGCTTAGGCGGCCACCCCTCTCCTCTAAACACAATAGCAGGGCTCATTTCGGGCTCCACACCCGCCCCTTACGCTCAGGCAGCAGCACCAGGAGGCTTGGGTCTAAACAGCACCACCCAGTCCAGCATTTCAGTGGAGAGCAGCACTTCCATCCCCACCTCTGGCTCCAGTGGAGTCACCACCAACGGGGCAGGGACGGGGCTCGGCCTGCTGGGCTCCAGCCCGGCCCACAGCTCTTTGAGCGCGAGTATCCTTGGGCTGGTTCCTGGGCAAAATATAGCACCCGGAGTATCTCAGGGGCCGCCGAGTTCTGTCAGCACTACCCCGGGAGTGGTCGGCATGATGGGAGGAAACGGAGGTAGTGTGGGTGTGGTTGGAGTAGGGGTGAATGCTGCTCCTGCTAGACCACCCAGTGGACTGAAGCAGAATGGAAGCACAA GTTACAGTGCTGTAGTGGCAGAGAGCTCCACAGAATCAGTTCTAAGCACACCAAGCCAGTCACAAAGCAGCCAACCATCATCTCTCAGTTCGTCAACCAGTCAGCC GATGGACAACGGCCCCAGTTTAATCAGCACCATCACCCTGCCTCCCAGCTCTCCGTCCCCCTCGTTCTCAGACAGCACACCTGGAGGAGGGAGTCTTCTTAATGGGCCTCACTCCTACACACAGGCCTCGGAAGGCCTAAAG GCCCCTGAGCCTCTCAGCTCTCTGAAGGCGATGGCTGAGAGGGCAGCGCTGGGATCAGGCCTAGACGGAGAGATTCCCAACCTGCACCTAACAGACAGAG ATATTTTCTCTGGCTCTTCTGCAGCGCCCGGCACACCCGCCGTCCCTCAGCCGTCCGTTTCGGAAGTCAGCATCCCACCCTCGCTTGGGGTCTGTCCACTTGGCCCCACCCCTCTCCCAAAAGACCAACTGTACCAGCAGGCCATGCAGGAGTCTGCATGGACACATATGCCACACCCCTCTGACTCTGAGAGGATCAG GCAATACCTGATGAGGAATCCATGTCCCACCTTGCCGTTCCATCATCAGATACCACCGCACCATTCGGACTCCATAGAGTTCTACCAGAGACTGTCCACAGAGAcactcttcttcatcttctactaCCTGGAG GGCACCAAGGCTCAGTATCTGTCTGCCAAGGCTCTGAAGAAACAGTCGTGGAGGTTTCACACCAAGTACATGATGTGGTTCCAGAGGCACGAGGAGCCCAAGACTATCACTGACGAGTTTGAACAG GGCACTTACATTTACTTTGACTATGAGAAATGGGGCCAGCGGAAGAAGGAGGGGTTCACCTTTGAGTACAGGTACCTGGAAGACCGAGACCTGCAGTGA